In Rhodoferax sediminis, the sequence TCGTTGATCTCGTACACGGACTTGCCGCTCTCGAAATGGCTGCGGCTCAAAATGCCGGCCTGCTCGAACTGGGTCAACACGCGGTACACCGTCGCCAGCCCGATATCGGAGCGCTCTTCCAGCAGGACGCGGAACACGTCTTCGGCCGTCATGTGGCGCTGCGCACCTTTCTGGAAAATCTCGAGGATTTTCAGACGTGGCAGCGTCGCTTTCAACCCGGTGCTCTTGAGTTCGTCGATGTTGTCCATGTGCGTCTTTCGGTGCGGGTGGGCAGGCTGCCCTGACAGGCCCAGCCGCTACAATGGCTTGATCATATCGCTATACATTTGCCCATGCGTTCCATGTTCCTTCGAGGCGCCCGACTGGCCCTGAGCCTGCTGGCCGGCGCTGGCCTGGCCGCCTGCAGCACTTTCAACAGCGCCAGTACCAGCGTGGCCGGCATCATCACACCCTACAAGGTGGAGATCGTGCAGGGCAACTTTGTGTCCAAGGAGCAGGTCCAGGCGCTACAGCCTGGCATGAGCCGCCAGCAGGTCAAGGATTTGCTGGGCACGCCCCTGCTGACCGACATGTTCCATGCGGACCGCTGGGACTATGTGTTCACCCTCAAGCGCCAGGGCGTGGAACCCCAGTCGCGCAGGCTGACGGTGTTTTTCAAGAACGACGTGCTCGAGCGCTTTGAGGGCGACGAGATGCCCAGCGAGGCCGAATTCGTGGCCGCGCTGTCGTCCGGCCGCAAGCCGGGCAAGGTGCCGGTGCTGGAAGCCTCCGAAGAAAGCCTGAAGAAATTCCCCGCAGCGCCGCCTCCCGCCGATGCGACGCCGTCGTCCAGCGCCCCGCTGCCCGCCAGTTACCCGCCGCTTGAAGCGCCTGGGCGCTGAAACCCGCTGGCCATTGACCTCATGACACAGACCCCCTCCCAACCGGTGCACGGCACCGCTGCCGCCCCGCACCGAATTGCCGTGGCCGGCGCCAGCGGCCGCATGGGCCATATGCTGATCGAGGCCATCCGGGCCGCGGACGACTGCCAGCTGGCCGGCGCACTGGACATGGGCCAGAGTCCGGCGATCGGCCTCGATGCGGCGGCCTTCCTGGGGCACGCCAGCGGCGTTCCCATTACCTTCGACGTGCGCGCCGGCCTGCAAAACGCGCAGGTCCTCATCGACTTCACGCGCCCCGAGGGCACGCTGGCGCACCTGCGGGTGTGCCGTGAGCTGGGCGTGAACGCGGTGATCGGCACCACCGGCTTCAGCGATGCGCAAAAGCTGGAGATCGCCGCCGCCGCGAAAGACATCGCCATCATGATGGCGCCCAACATGAGCGTGGGCGTCAACGTCACGCTCAAGCTGCTGGAGATGGCGGCCCGGGGGCTGGCCACCGGCTACGACATCGAAATCATCGAGGCCCATCATCGCCACAAGGTCGACGCGCCCTCGGGCACGGCGCTGAAGATGGGCGAGGTCGTCGCTGGCGCGCTGGGGCGCGACCTGAAGGACTGCGCCGTGTATGCGCGCGAGGGCATCACCGGCGAACGCGACCCGTCCACCATCGGCTTTGCCAGCATCCGCGGTGGCGACATCGTGGGCGACCACACCGTGCTGTTCGCCGGCATCGGCGAGCGCATCGAAATCACCCACAAATCGTCCAGCCGCGCCACCTACGCGCAGGGCAGCCTGCGCGCGGTGCGCTACCTGGCCGGGCGCCGCGCCGGCCTGTTCGACATGTTCGACGTGCTGGGCCTGAAGTAAACATGGGCGTGTGGGCGCTGTTCGCGCAGGGAGACCTCATCACCAAACTGGTCACGGCGCTGCTGCTCCTCATGTCGGTCGCCAGCTGGGTCGTGATCCTGTGGAAGACCTGGCTGCTGCGCCGCGCCGGCGGCGACGTGGGCCGCAGTACGGCGGCTTTCTGGCAATCCGCGACGGTCGACGAGGCGCGCCAGCGTGTAGCAGCCTTTGACCGCGAAGTCCTTGTGCTGCCTTTGATTGCGGCCATCAAAACGCAAGCGCCGCAAACGCTGGCCAGCGCCGGCGACCGCTCCCAGCAACTGACCCGGGTGCTGCGCGACGCGCTGCATGGCGTGCTGCGCAAGCTGCAGTTCGGCCAGGTGTTGCTGGCCACGGTGGGCTCTACGGCGCCGTTTGTCGGCTTGCTGGGCACGGTCTGGGGCATCTACCACGCGCTCATCGGCATCTCCGGGGCCGGCCAGATCACCATCGACAAGGTCGCCGGCCCGGTGGGCGAGGCGCTGATCATGACCGCGGCCGGTCTGGCAGTG encodes:
- a CDS encoding MotA/TolQ/ExbB proton channel family protein, with the protein product MGVWALFAQGDLITKLVTALLLLMSVASWVVILWKTWLLRRAGGDVGRSTAAFWQSATVDEARQRVAAFDREVLVLPLIAAIKTQAPQTLASAGDRSQQLTRVLRDALHGVLRKLQFGQVLLATVGSTAPFVGLLGTVWGIYHALIGISGAGQITIDKVAGPVGEALIMTAAGLAVAIPAVLAYNVLGRFVGSIEADLEGFARDIRELMASHPGERSPHP
- the fur gene encoding ferric iron uptake transcriptional regulator, which encodes MDNIDELKSTGLKATLPRLKILEIFQKGAQRHMTAEDVFRVLLEERSDIGLATVYRVLTQFEQAGILSRSHFESGKSVYEINEGQHHDHLVCLDCGRVEEFYDPEIEERQHAVAKAKGFAIADHALSLYANCTKQDCPNRPAVSHHRG
- the dapB gene encoding 4-hydroxy-tetrahydrodipicolinate reductase is translated as MTQTPSQPVHGTAAAPHRIAVAGASGRMGHMLIEAIRAADDCQLAGALDMGQSPAIGLDAAAFLGHASGVPITFDVRAGLQNAQVLIDFTRPEGTLAHLRVCRELGVNAVIGTTGFSDAQKLEIAAAAKDIAIMMAPNMSVGVNVTLKLLEMAARGLATGYDIEIIEAHHRHKVDAPSGTALKMGEVVAGALGRDLKDCAVYAREGITGERDPSTIGFASIRGGDIVGDHTVLFAGIGERIEITHKSSSRATYAQGSLRAVRYLAGRRAGLFDMFDVLGLK
- a CDS encoding outer membrane protein assembly factor BamE, whose product is MRSMFLRGARLALSLLAGAGLAACSTFNSASTSVAGIITPYKVEIVQGNFVSKEQVQALQPGMSRQQVKDLLGTPLLTDMFHADRWDYVFTLKRQGVEPQSRRLTVFFKNDVLERFEGDEMPSEAEFVAALSSGRKPGKVPVLEASEESLKKFPAAPPPADATPSSSAPLPASYPPLEAPGR